Proteins encoded together in one Lathyrus oleraceus cultivar Zhongwan6 chromosome 5, CAAS_Psat_ZW6_1.0, whole genome shotgun sequence window:
- the LOC127084994 gene encoding gibberellin-regulated protein 1 codes for MAFSKLLLSPLLLSFLILHLVHAQQEPLVHSQTQVSLQQQIDCNGACAARCRLASRQHLCHRACGTCCRRCNCVPPGTSGGQEVCPCYANQTTHGGRRKCP; via the exons ATGGCTTTTTCTAAGCTTCTACTTTCACCTCTTTTGCTATCTTTTCTCATTCTCCATCTTGTTCATGCTCAACAG GAACCACTGGTACATTCCCAAACTCAGGTTTCGCTTCAGCAGCAGATAG ACTGCAACGGAGCATGTGCTGCGAGATGCCGTTTAGCATCTCGGCAGCACCTCTGCCATCGGGCATGTGGAACTTGCTGCAGGCGCTGCAACTGCGTGCCACCGGGAACTTCCGGTGGCCAAGAAGTGTGTCCATGCTATGCCAACCAAACCACCCACGGAGGCAGACGCAAGTGCCCTTGA